The genomic interval TGGGATCGAAGGTCCACAGCTTCTTGCCGGTGCGGGTGTCGATCGCATGCACGACGCTCCACGACGCCGTGACGTACATGATGCCGTCGACCACCACCGGCGTCGCTTCGACGCCGCGCTCGGAGCCGAGGCTATAGCTCCATTGCAGGCCGAGCTGTTTGACGTTGTCGGCATTGATCTGGTCGAGCTTGCTGAAGCGGGTCTCGGCGTAGTCGAGCCCGTAGCTCGGCCAGTCCTTGGTGGTCTTGGCGTTGGCGACGATCGCCGCGCTGTCGACCGCACCTGTCACCGCGCGGATATGCGCGGCGGAGCCTTTGGCGTCTTGCGCGACGGCGATTGCCGGCGACAGCAGCGCGGCCATCAGCGCCGCGGCGCCGAGACGCCTCGCAGCTAATCGTATCGCTGGATGTTGGACAGGTCGGTGCGCAGTCCGCACCGCGTCAGCAGGCTTCCTCATGCATTCGCTCCCTACACGGCCTCTTGCCGGGCCGAGCGGAAGTGTTGCGCGCAGTCGAGAGAGCGTCAACCAGAATGCGGACGAGATGCAGACGCAGTTATTATCTCGCAATGCAATGCGCCGCGCGCTGCATTGCGATGCCGCGGCTGCGAACTACGCGCCGGAGAATTCGAACAGCTCGCCGTCGTAACCGGCTTCGGCCGGAATCCGCAGCAAACGCTTGTCGCCGTCCTTGGTCATGATCGGCAGCACGGTCACGATGCTCTGTGCACGTGCGTGATCGAGCGCTGCGGCGACGCTCGGCTGCTGGCCCAGCCGGATCAGATTGCGGGTGGTCGGAAACGGCAGTGTGAAGCGGCCGCTGTCGCCACCGTCGAGCGCCTCGCGCGGCGACAGCCAGATCGAATCGGTGGTCTCCCCGCCATCGTGCATGCCGAGCTGTTCGGGCGGCGCTTCGGCCAGGAAGAACCAGGTGTCGAACCGCTTCGGCAGTTTTTCCGGCGTGATCCAGTGCGCGTAAGGCACCAGCAGATCGAGCGCCAGCACCAGCTCGTTGTCGGCCAGGATCTGCGCAAACGCGAGGCTGCCGTCGCACAGCGCCTTGCGATGCGCCGTTTCGATCTCGGCGGCGCGGCTGGCGGCGACAAGCGCGTCGCTGCCACGCGGCCGCGCCAGCAGGATGCCGCTTTCCTCGAAGGTCTCGCGGATCGCTGCGATCCGGAATTCCAGCGCCGGGCCGACCGATCCGTCGACGCCGGCATACAGCTCCGGCCGCCCGACGATGTCGCGGTCGCCGGCATCGACGCTGCCACCGGGGAACACCAGCGCCCCGGAGGCAAACTCGACCTGATAATTCCGGACCATCATGAACACGTCGAAGCCCGCCGCGGCCTGACGCAACAGCACGATGGTCGATGCGGGACGCGCGGCAGCTTCAACGGTCATGGTGTTACTCCGCAGCTTTGCTGCGCGGTTCGAGATCGGCGCGTTTGTCGACCCGCGCCAGCCGCGACAGCAGATAATCGACTTCTTCGCGTGCCGTGTCGGTCAGGCTCGCGCCCGGCTTGCGCTGTGCGCTCGACGACAACAGCCCGCGCTTCTTCAGCACGTATTTGCGAACCGACAGCCCGACGCCCTGCTGATGCTCGTAGCGGATCAACGGCAGATGCGCGTCGAACAGGTTATGGGCGAGATCGCGCTGGCCTGCCTTCGACAGCTTGACGACGTCCACGAGCATGTCCGGGAAGCAGTAGCCGGTCATCGCGCCGTCGGCGCCGCGCTCCATCTCGAAATCGAGGAACAGGCCGCCATTGCCGCACAGGATCGACAGCGGGCGCAGCGATCCGTCCTTCTGGAAGCCGCGCAGCGTGGTGATCTTCTCGAGCCCCGGCCAGTCCTCGTGCTTCAGCATCACGCAGGATGCGCTGTCCATGACGATCTGCCGGATCACCTTCGGGGTCATCACCACCGACAGCGTCAGCGGATAATCCTGCAGCACCCAGGGCACGTCATCGCCGATCGCCTCGGTGGCCTGGCGGAAATAGGTGGTGATCTGCTCGTCGGTGCGCAGCGATGGCGGCGGCGCGATCATGACGCCGGCCGCGCCCGCATCCATCGACAGCCGCGCCAGCCGGCGCATCGCGGCGAAGCCCGGCGCCGAGACGCCGACGATCGTCTGCATCGACTTGGCGCGCTTGATGAAGCGGGTCGCCACCGCCTCGGCCTCGGCCGCATCGAGCTTCGGCGCCTCACCGAGAATGCCGAGCACGGTGACGCCCTCACAGCCGACCTCCGCGTAGAAATCGGTCAGACGGTCGATCGAAACGTCGTCGATCTTGCCATCGTCGTGGAACGGGGTCGGCGCGATGGCAAAGGTGCCTGCGGCTTCCGGGGTGAGCTTCATGAAGTGGGCCTTTCGATGGGTTTCACCGATGCCGGCAGATCGAACTGCGCAGCACCGGCGCTCGCCGCCGGGTATTTCCCGGCGGCGCCGCACGGCGCCCGTTCAGCGCGGGCGCCCGGCCGCCTTGATAGCCTCTTCCGAAAAGAAAATCTCGCCGGCGTGGGTCACAATGTCCTCCGCCGACCAGGCGTCGTGCGGCGGCTTCCAGCCTTCCATCTCCATCAGCTTCATCTCGCGCACCCCGCGCGGGCCGGAGACGCCGAGCACCTTGCCGGTCTGGTCGCCGGACAGGCCGGAGACCATGTACAGCACCGCCGGAGCGATCCCTTCCGGCGTCAGCGCCGCGCCCGGATTCTCGCGGTAGCGCGGCAGGTCCTCGGTCATCCGGGTCAGCGCGCCCGGCGCCAGCGTCCAGATCCGGATGTTGTATTTGCGGCCTTCGATCGCCAGCACGTTGGAGAGGCCCCAGATGCCGCCCTTCGCCGCGCCATAGTTGCTCTGGCCGAAATTGCCGAGCAGGCCCGAGGTCGACGAGGTGTTGACGATGACGCCGCCGCCATTGTCCTTCATCCATTTGAACACCGGCTGGGTGACGCAGAACGTGCCCTTGAGGTGCACCTTCATCACCTTGTCCCAGTTCGCCTCCGAGACCTTGGCGAAGGTCTGGTCGAGCAGGATGCCGGCATTGTTGACCAGGATGTCGGCGCGGCCGAAATGCTTGATGGCGTCCTCGAACACCGACTGCCCGCCGGCCATCGTCGAAATGTCGGCGGTGTTGGCGACGGCGCGGCCGCCCGCAGCCTTGATGGCATCGACCACCTGCTGCGCCATGCCGGCGTCGGAGCCCGAACCGTCGCGCGGTCCGCCGAGATCGTTGACCACCACCGCGGCGCCTTCGCGCGCGAACAGCTTGGCGTAGGCCTCACCCAGCCCGCCGCCCGCCCCGGTGATCAACGCCACCTTGCCGTCGAGCAATCCCATCGCGTCCTCCCGTTGTTGCTGCGCGCTGACCGCGTCTGTTGTCGTCATTGCCGGGCTCGACCCGGCAATCCATCTTGTTCGAAGCGACGGATGCCGGGATCATGTCCGGGCATGACGCATCACTCGGAATAAGCGTCGTTCTCCACTCAGCCCAGCACCGTCCGGCCGCTCTTGATCACCGTGACGTTGCGCGCTTTCACCCGCGCTTCGAACGAGATCACGTTGCCGTCCTTCCACATGTCCATGGTGACGGTCTCGCCCGGATACACCGGCGAGGAGAACCGCACCGCATGCTGCCGGAACGCCGACGCGTCGTAATCGGCGTAGGTCTGCAGCACGCCGCGGCAGGTCAGGCCGTAGGTGCACATGCCGTGCAGGATCGGGCGCGGGAAACCGGCCTTCTGGGCGAACTCCGGATCGGAATGCAGCGGATTACGGTCGCCGCACAGCCGGTAGATCAACGCCTGATCCGGCCGGGTCGAGATGTCGACGCTGCGATCGGGCGCGCGGTCCGGCATCTTGTGCGGCTCGGGCTGCTCCAGCGCCGGGCCGCCGAAGCCGCCGTCGCCGCGGGCGAAGCGCGACGCCAGCAGCGTCGCCAGGGCCTCGCCGGCCTCGTCGCGCAGGATGGTCTGGTGACGGATCACCACGCCCTTGTCCTTGCCCTTGTCGTACACTTCGACGACGCTGGAATCGGCGGTGATGTTCGCCGCCACCGGCATCGGCCGGTGGAACGTGATGTCACGCTCGCCATCGACCACCAGAAGCCGGTTGAGATTCATCTCGCCTGGCCCCGCGCCCCAGGCCGCGACCGACGCAAATGTCGGCACCACCTTCAACGGACGCTCGGTGTAGGTCGCCTCGTTGACGAAGCCGAGCTCCTTCTCGTCCATCGGATCGGCGCCGATGCCGATGCCATAGGCGTACAGCATCACATCGCGGTCGGTGTAGGCGTATTTCTGGCCGACACTCTTCAGCGCCATCAGTTCGTCATAGCGGGCCGACATCGGCTTCTCCTTTGTTTTATCTCTTTGACGAAAAAACCGGCCTCCC from Rhodopseudomonas palustris carries:
- a CDS encoding MaoC family dehydratase, which encodes MSARYDELMALKSVGQKYAYTDRDVMLYAYGIGIGADPMDEKELGFVNEATYTERPLKVVPTFASVAAWGAGPGEMNLNRLLVVDGERDITFHRPMPVAANITADSSVVEVYDKGKDKGVVIRHQTILRDEAGEALATLLASRFARGDGGFGGPALEQPEPHKMPDRAPDRSVDISTRPDQALIYRLCGDRNPLHSDPEFAQKAGFPRPILHGMCTYGLTCRGVLQTYADYDASAFRQHAVRFSSPVYPGETVTMDMWKDGNVISFEARVKARNVTVIKSGRTVLG
- a CDS encoding dihydrodipicolinate synthase family protein codes for the protein MKLTPEAAGTFAIAPTPFHDDGKIDDVSIDRLTDFYAEVGCEGVTVLGILGEAPKLDAAEAEAVATRFIKRAKSMQTIVGVSAPGFAAMRRLARLSMDAGAAGVMIAPPPSLRTDEQITTYFRQATEAIGDDVPWVLQDYPLTLSVVMTPKVIRQIVMDSASCVMLKHEDWPGLEKITTLRGFQKDGSLRPLSILCGNGGLFLDFEMERGADGAMTGYCFPDMLVDVVKLSKAGQRDLAHNLFDAHLPLIRYEHQQGVGLSVRKYVLKKRGLLSSSAQRKPGASLTDTAREEVDYLLSRLARVDKRADLEPRSKAAE
- a CDS encoding SDR family oxidoreductase codes for the protein MGLLDGKVALITGAGGGLGEAYAKLFAREGAAVVVNDLGGPRDGSGSDAGMAQQVVDAIKAAGGRAVANTADISTMAGGQSVFEDAIKHFGRADILVNNAGILLDQTFAKVSEANWDKVMKVHLKGTFCVTQPVFKWMKDNGGGVIVNTSSTSGLLGNFGQSNYGAAKGGIWGLSNVLAIEGRKYNIRIWTLAPGALTRMTEDLPRYRENPGAALTPEGIAPAVLYMVSGLSGDQTGKVLGVSGPRGVREMKLMEMEGWKPPHDAWSAEDIVTHAGEIFFSEEAIKAAGRPR
- a CDS encoding NUDIX hydrolase, whose protein sequence is MTVEAAARPASTIVLLRQAAAGFDVFMMVRNYQVEFASGALVFPGGSVDAGDRDIVGRPELYAGVDGSVGPALEFRIAAIRETFEESGILLARPRGSDALVAASRAAEIETAHRKALCDGSLAFAQILADNELVLALDLLVPYAHWITPEKLPKRFDTWFFLAEAPPEQLGMHDGGETTDSIWLSPREALDGGDSGRFTLPFPTTRNLIRLGQQPSVAAALDHARAQSIVTVLPIMTKDGDKRLLRIPAEAGYDGELFEFSGA